CGACGAGGGCACTGATCTCGCGGGCACGTTCCGCTGCCCGCTCCTTCGCGTTCTCGTCCCGGCTGTGCGCCACCGGCTCGGTGACCCGGGAGACCAGGTCGACCTGCCGGCGGGCCATCGTGACCAGCGTCTTCAGGTTGCGTTTGTCGATGCCGTAGTCGACGAGACTGTCGGCCAGCCGGACGATGTCGATGTCGTCGGCGGAGAAGAACCCCGCGGCGTCCGGCGTGACCATCTCCATACGCACCAGTGCGGCGATCAGTGAATCCTCCGCGCCGGAGCGGGCCGCCACGTCATCCCGGGTCAGCCGCCGCACCTCGGCGGCACGGAACTGGTCCGGGCTCACCGCACCCGCGACGGTCTTCCGGGCGGTCACCGGGGTGACCTTGCCGGAATCCATCGCGTCGAGCTGTTCCTTGATGACCTTCAGCGGAAGGTAACTGTCCCGCTGCCGCGTGAGGATGTAGCGCAGCCGGGAAATGTCCTCCGGCGAGAACCGCCGGTACCCGGACTTGCTGCGCTTCGGGGTGATGAGCCCCTCGTTCTCCCAGAACCGGATCTTCGAGACCGTGACATCCGGGAAATCGACCTGGAGCTGTTTGAGCACGTCGCCGATCGACGAGGTGGGAAGAATCCCACCCGGTACGACGGGTGCGGCGTGCCGCTCCGGCTGTCCGGCGGCTGCAGGTTGTGCGCTCACGGGTCTCCTCTGATCGCGGGTGGGTCGGGGTGTCTGGCTACTGGTCCTTGGCGCCGTTGAGGAAGACCAGCCGGAACTTGCCGATCTGGATCTCGTCACCGTTGCTCAGCACCGCAGAGTTCTTCGGCTCCCGGTTGACGTAGGTGCCGTTGAGGCTTCCCACGTCGACGACCTCGTAGTCGTTGCCGCTGCGGCGGAACTCCGCGTGGCGGCGGGAGACCGTGACATCGTCGAGGAAGATGTCGCTGTCAGG
This is a stretch of genomic DNA from Corynebacterium nuruki S6-4. It encodes these proteins:
- the odhI gene encoding oxoglutarate dehydrogenase inhibitor Odhl; translation: MSDNTGIPEASVETTSVFRADLLKEMETGAQSESTPAGVEGLPSGSALLVVKRGPNAGSRFLLDQDTTTAGRHPDSDIFLDDVTVSRRHAEFRRSGNDYEVVDVGSLNGTYVNREPKNSAVLSNGDEIQIGKFRLVFLNGAKDQ
- a CDS encoding MerR family transcriptional regulator, producing MSAQPAAAGQPERHAAPVVPGGILPTSSIGDVLKQLQVDFPDVTVSKIRFWENEGLITPKRSKSGYRRFSPEDISRLRYILTRQRDSYLPLKVIKEQLDAMDSGKVTPVTARKTVAGAVSPDQFRAAEVRRLTRDDVAARSGAEDSLIAALVRMEMVTPDAAGFFSADDIDIVRLADSLVDYGIDKRNLKTLVTMARRQVDLVSRVTEPVAHSRDENAKERAAERAREISALVVSLNASMVKANLPH